caaaccaaaagctaCACAAGTATCCAATCGAAAGACATCTTGAACTCAAACCCCATCACCgaaaaacaacaaaatatgCAGTTTTGGTACAATTTTAGATAAGTTCTTCAAGGTTGAAAGTGCAGCAAAGTCCTTAGATTCAGTTCGTCTTGCGAGAGGGGCGGCTTCTCCTGTGCGACGACTTGATGTATTGTGACGGcttgatcttgttcttgaatttaCTGGCGCATTCCCCACTCTATAACTTTTTTATCCTGAATATGTAGCGTAATTTTCTCTTTCATAACTTGATCTCCATCTTGAATTGGTAGGATCATTTTCTCAGTCATACATACCTCACTGTTGACCTTGAAATCGAGAGGGAATTTCCTCCTCCATTGTTTGACCTATGACTCTGAAATGGTTGGATTGTTTTCTATGGGATAGCTCGATGTTGATCTTGACATCAACAAGGGATTCCCTCATTGACTGTGTGATGTTGGACTTGACTCAGAAATGGTTGGGTTGTTTTTTCTGTGATACATCGATGATGGCCTTGAACTCGACGACGGACTTTCATCGTTATAGCTTGGACTTGAATTATCTGCTGTTGATCTCCTATCGAGACTGTCATATTCTCTTGAGAAATCAGAATCGCTCCCCTCTGTTTCCAGAGATGAGAACACAGAGGCATCAGATAGAGGTAGGCTACCAAATATGTCATCGTCAAAATCAGACATTTCTTCCATAGGGAAATCAAAGAAGGTTCCATCACTCCAAAAATCAGCATCCCCCAACTCATCCCAGCTAGGCCACCCATCCCAGGCATCTTCAAAATCCAACTGGTGTACAAGTGCATCATTGATATCTAGTTGTCGCTCCAATGCTGTCCAGTTTGATTGCCGGATTGCAATGGTTTCCGATGGACGATCAGAGGGATGTTCAAGTCTAGCATGCTTCCTTAGCTCGGTATAATTTCCACTGATATTGCATGTTTCTAGAGAACAGCATCTTGTTTTCGAGTTCATGAACCTCCTTGCAGGCGCTTTGACAACCCACCCTGTGATACATCCACGACAAAGGGGGCAAACGAGGTCAGACTTCTGTCCTGTCGTTGTtgaatatgcaaatgattttcgaaattgatcGAGGCAATTTGAGTGTCGGTAGCTCGTGTCGCACATGAAAGGACGACAACCTTTCTCCTGGGAGGAACATAGTAACAGGACAGCATTGTGTGGATGCTCCATGCAAATGGGGCATCGGGTTTCTTCCCATTCTCTTTCATCCCCAACAAGAGAGGACGAGCTTCCATCATCCTTGCAACCTGTGTCCTTGAAGCTGCAAGAATAAGGAGATACCCTAGCCCGATCAAAAGATCGAGAATTCAACCTTCTTTCTTTTGGCATTTCAGAACTGGAGCAATTTTTTGGAACTTAGTTTGCTGAGCTGGCTGGGGCtgctaaaaaaattcaaattacaaTTTCATGAAGAAGTTAGTTATGATTTGTTCATCATTTCAATGCATAAAAGAAACAATAATATTTCATTTCTGTAAAATTCAGACAGTTCAAAAAATTCATTTAGTTAGAAATTAATAAGCCTACATAAGCCGAAGCCAACAAGCAAATTCTAAAAATGCATAACTCGAGAGGTTTAAAAGATTTACGAATAACCGTGTAATTTGAATTTTCCTTGTGCTTCGTTTGGAAAGAATCTCGTTGCAAATTGAACTCCTAGGTTTTATCCATGTAAACAAACAAAACAAAGAATTTTCCTTATTTCTGATATCATTCAACTAAAAACAAAAGAATAAAATTTCTTCGAAATCCGGTACCGGAACACAACAGCTAGTTTCATTTCATTCCGTTCCTCGAAGCTATAATTAATTTCAGAATTTTAACTTTACTGATATCAGAATCGAACAAGAACGAATCATGACGAGTCAACCCTCGAAAATCTTCTCCATGCAAACAATCAAAGCCCAAATTCACAAAGAATTACCCAAATCAAACCACCAAAAAAACAGAAGAAGAAAGGAATTACTCGAACAATTAGAACCCTGAAGAACTAAAAACAAagagtaaataaaaaaataaaaaaacagaaATCAACTGAAAACAAATCAAGTACCTCAAGCCCTAAATCGCAAATTGATCGACCTCCGCCGACTAAAACACCAGCGTAACAATCCCCGGCGATTAAATTTCTCAGATTTACACTTGCAGAGAATTAACACGAGATAAAGTAATAGGGCACCAGGATTTGAGAGATGGGAAATCCATACAAACCAGTGAACCGACTCGGTAAGCGGTCCAGTCGGAGGAATTGATAGCTGCGGAAACCAGTGCCCAAAAATGACACCGTAAGACCAAAGGAAGTTCTTTTATAGTTTAACAATGAATGTTTCTACTTGAGGAAAAATACACGGAAAAGGAAGAAATATAGGCAAAATGCTAATTCCTTAAATAACAATATattgattaaatttgaaataaaattataaatttcttTTTCAAGAATTATTTAATGAATGTAAGTAAAATTTATACATTAAAGATAATATTCTAATTTTTTATgtaatgatttgattgatgtgtgttaaataattaatatattaataaataataattgctACGAAcatatctaatttttttaaaaagaagatACGTTGTTTTGATCATGGCTAATTCAATGGgctttttctaaaaataatataaattaaaaaaatatttattaaaatattgcaaAAGTGAAATTGTTATCAAAATATAGCGATCCGGAATATATTCTTTCggattctaattttttttaatatattaataaataataattgctACAAACAGAtctaatttttttctaaaaaaaaagatGCATTATTTCGAACGTGGCTAATTCAATGGgctttttctaaaaataatataaattaaaaaatatttattaaaaaattgcaaaaatgaaattgttatcaaaATATAGCAATCCGGGACAGATTCTTCTggattctaatttttttttttttaaaaaaaaagaggtCACAGATTCAGAATCCGTAACAGAGAGTCACAGATTCTATGTTGCtttcaataataaaacaaaattatttcaataataataaaaataaattaatacgtTTCAAATACTTCAAAATTACTGATGCTCGATAAACAAACACAACGTAGTCGAAAAACACAACCGAAAACAATGACAACCTTTAAGAATTTTGCGCAAATAAATAGACGAAATGAGCGCAACATAAAATCCGTGACTCTCTGTCACGGTTCCATGACctctttttataaaaaaaaaaaaaacaaagtagAATCAAGAAGAATCTGTCCCGGATTGCTATATTTTGATTACAATTTCACTTttgtaatattttaataaatagttttttaatttatattattttcaaaaaaaagcCCTTAATTTAATGTCATCCTCAACAAGAAGGCACCACACATATAATTATAGGATCAGATATTTGTCGTTTTACCAGAAATTATAGATTGAATACTAATATTTTGGCCGTATGGTATTTATGTCATATAAACTTTGCATTTGGAGTAAACATTTGATTTGATTTCTCATGATGTATGTTATAATTTGACTTCAAATTAGATTTTGAGGTGAAAACATTTGTATGAATTTTTTTGTCACTTGTGGTTCAATGCTTCGTCCATGCATCACAGAGCAGAGGCAGCGaggaatttaaaataaatttacagaCTTAAACATGGTCAAATCCTAACAGTTCCGTGGAGGAATCAGTCACCATTGATCTGATCGGAGCAATAGTCTCTGGCATCAGCAGTCGGCTCTATTTGAATTGAAAGCGGGGTCGTTCCAGAAATTCTTCACGTCGTTCGCCATTATTGTACATGTATGTAACGCATGCATAGAGTATCATTTATCAATATAATTATATCACATCCGTGCGGCATGCATGCCTGTCCTATGTTCGTGTTTCTGATTTCTTCTTTTAGAGGTGACATTTTACggcaaaaaataaataagaagaCACATGATATAAACTACTAACATCATCATCAAAACTACcgtaataaaaatttaaaagaaagaCCAATCATGGACAAACCAAGCTAGAAAAAGATAAACATCATATGGATTTGAACCATCATGTTGGGAAAGATATAAATCAGGTCCAACCATATGAATCATCGTACAATCCTTGATGCAAACCAACTCAGTAAAATCCACATGTTAATGCATATATTATCCAAAGTTAAATGGCTTGATAGAAATTTACATCTGGAAGATATCATAATCACAATTTAAggggaaaaaagaaaatttaaaaaatgctTCCTAACCCATAACCAATGGGCGAAAAAATAATTAGTTCAGGTGATATATATTGATTCGACCGGATAAAAATAGGTGCGAGATGCGTGGGTAATTTCACCGAGTCGCGTTGCGAAAATGATGAAAAATAAAAGCCTAGTGAGATGTGTCCAAACCATAGGCTTTTTCTTCCAAGAAAGACCAGTGGTGACCTGTAAAAACGAAGATAACCACATGAATAGGCGCCAGAGGGATGTCCGCGAGGCCACTtcgatgctaaagtcagcaaATAGGTGAGGAAAAAGCTATGTAGCAAGAGAGATGTTGTAGAAACGCTGGATATTCTTTTTTAAGTAAAATGATGTggacaagatatatatatgtgaaTGATTATTCAAAGTTTGagcaaacctgatatttatagcaAAAAAGTCAATGATGACCTGGTTTTCAGTGTCCACTTACTAATTATGGCAAGATGATTGCTCATACCCTACTTTCTGACAACTTCTCTGGCACGTCAAATCCATGTGATTCTGACAGTAATGATTACCAAGATAAGGTATCACACACTTGTGTACTCGAGTACGGTGCTACTATCGATGTAACCCAGGTAGAAAGTCATTGCCCGAGAATTTTTCTGGAAGCCCGGGCTTCTAGTAGTTGGAGGTATATGGACGGATGCTAATAGCCCGGATAGATGATGTCCCGAGCATATATTTGCTCGGTTATTTGTCAGATTGTCCCAAAACTTCTCATAACATGATCCATGACCCGAGATCATCTGATACCCATGACCTGGGCCTCCCCTAGAGATATCACCACTCCCTCtctaaatagtcgggctagagtcatacCCGTTGTCCCGATTAGTCATGCTTGGACTTCTCCGGAAAGATAATTAATTCTTGCTATAAAAGCGTcagggcctcatgtctcccgggcttACAAAAAGGTACCGAGGCCTCATGTCTTCCGGGCTTGAGATATGGTatcggggcctcatgtctcccggacttaGAAGATTTTTGTCGTTTCATATTCTCAGGTTGGTAGGGCTGATGTCATGATGGCGTATGCCCTAAAATCTGAAAGGCTCAAAACGCTTCGAATTCCGAGAAGGTGAGCAGTCTGAGATGCTTCTTATTCCGAGCTTGTCCTCTCATATCCATACATAATTTCCAAGATATATCTTTATCGTATTTTTATCTTTAGATCAACGATTGAGATCACTTTCCTTCGCTTATATAAAACGATGAACCCTCCTCACTTGTTAATTTTTCGCTTTCGTATTCTCTCCGCTTTCTTCTCATTTTCCGGCGCACTGCACTCTCCTCCGATGATTAGGGGTGTTCATcggtcggttcggttcggttttcggttttttatttcggttttttcggtttcGGTTTTAGAAATATATAATCCGATATCCGAACCATTTTtcttcggttcggttcggttttctACCAAAacggttcggttatttcggtcGGGTTAATTCGGTTTtggtataattatttaaattaataatataaatatattgtaaaatataatatgttaactTTCTATACgttttcttaataaaatatttaaatataagatctaaattaattaaacaaacaacaatcaactaaaaattgttcaaaatgGTTTTTCATTCACTAgatatcatatcaaaatatataatataaataaaaatataaaaaatattattaatttaatgaaatttcggtttttcGGTTTGTTCGGTTTTTGACATATATAATCCAAAACCGAACCAAATAAATTTCGGTTTTAACATTTGTATCCGAATTACACAATTCGattttcggttcgattcggtgttcggttttttcggtttggattttcggttttttcggttttatcCGAAGTTTGAAAACCCCTACCGATGATCACTATCTCCTCCGTCCAACCTCGACAACTCTGTAAGTTTTCTTATCATCTGTTTTTCTTCGAAAATGTTCCATTCCACCTCCTCTACCTCTAGATCAGCAAATGCGCGAGGCTCGTCGAATCTACCGCGATGCGCTTTGATTCCCCTTATTCTCCTCCCAAAAGCGCTCTTCCGCCCACCTTTCCTCAAAACCtaaaaaactaaaaatcaaACCTTCTGCTTCTGGTCCGTCCTTAGCTCTGAAAAGGGCAAGGGAAAAGCTCAGGCTTCCAGCCCTTCTCACTCCGAGATTCCTAGAGTTCCTTGGTTCTCTTCCATGAACAGCACTCTACACTCGGGAGCCGACGAAGAACTCCGGGCTCTTGGTTCTATCCCTTCTTCTTTCCCTATTTTAATTCTCGGTCCCTCTGATACGGCCGATCACCCTCCCCCTAGTTTCACTACATTATTTCGAGACCAGGTTAGGAATGGTCTTCGATTTCCCGTCCCCTCCTTCTATATCGAGGTTGCCAAGTTTTTTGGTGTTCCCATGAACCAACTGCATCCAAATTCCTTCCGGATTATGGCTTCTACTTATGTGCTTTTTAGGATGAACGATCTTCTCATCACCTCTCTTTTTTTCATTATTTCTTCGTTTTTCGGATGGGGGATAATGCTTTCACATTATCTGCCCAGTTAAAAACTCGCTTCCTTAATGATATCCCTTCTGGGAATAAGGGATAAAAAGGATGGTTCTTCTATATTCGCCTCTCGGCTCCTCTCTCTTGTTTGACCGGTCTCCTTCCTAATCTTCCTTCACAACCCCCTCTTCCCCGGTATTTCAAATTTGAGGAGCCTTACACTCGAAGCCGAGAGTTGGCAGAGGGGCAAAagttttcttcttcttccctCTTCTCGGAGGAAAATTTGTTAGCTTACGGGTTGAGTGCCCGAGTAGAGGACCTATTGACTGGGTGATTGACGAAGTGGCTAGCTCGGGCTCTCAACCTGGTAAGTTTTGCCTCCGACCTCTTCCTTTATAATTTCTTAATTTTTACTTTATTGTTGTCTTTATCATCTCTCTTTTGTGCAGAAAATTCAGAATGCAAGAAGCCTTTGCAAGGAGGTGGGCAGCTGAGAAGGCGGCCGAAGAGAAAAAACTGGCAACCCGGAAAGCTGCTGCTGAGAAAAAGTTGGTTCAGGTGGCAGTTGTCAAAACTCAATTGCTCGATGTGGCCGAGGAGGAGGTGTCCAGACAAGAAACTCCAAAGGAGGGGGCAACTACTCGGCCTGATTCCTCGGAGGATTCGTGTAAGGACCTCGTACCTtattatcgtaaatcatattttgactctcgataattcatgaaattgtcatCTTATTAAGTGTATGAAGTATATAattgacaatgaaattgagaaaatatgTTGTGATAATGAAATATTGTAGTAGTAATTGATTTGTATTTGAAAAGTATGCTCAACCGCAATAGAAAAATGACACgtgttacggtttttagcatgATTATATGAGTATTAGTTCAAATGAAATGAAATCAATTTTATTAGAAAGATACTACATAGTACTAAATCATTTATGTTTTGATTTTTGTCCGAATCCATTTGGAAAAAggggcaaaatcatcccgaagtATATCGTGTGCATTGAAGTTCCTACACTGACAtattttgggagaatgagcaaACTCCCGCGTCcaatatccaaattgagtgaggttaATGGCAAATGAAATCTAAGACATAAATCTACAACTTTTAAGTTGACCACTTTTGCtaattcaaaacttaaaaaaGTGTTTGGGACAGAACGAGGCGCGCTAGTGCGCCATGCGCGCGGCTATGTAAAACAACTTCCAGGCAGAACTCGGCACACTAGTGCGCTACTTCTTTTGCGCCCCAACGCGTACACTTTGGCTGCACAAAATTTAAGGTTGATAAGAATGAGTTGCCGATAAGTTTTCTTCCTCTTTTCCTCTGAACTTTTGAAGGAAAAGTTTGGAATTCAAGTTCTATCTTTTGAATCTACCTCGAAACGTTGTCGAAAttcaaaacaaattatatattcggaatcctcaTGTTGAAAGCATTcttttgaggtaattttcttctcgATTCAGaacttttatttattgaatCGCTGGAATAGCGTGTATTTGAAATTGATTTCAATATATGagatagaataaccgacaagaaactaatttttaaagttggaattgaattatgttatgattttaattttatatgaaatttcaaagtttcaaaagattttTGAAACTTGAATTGATTGTAAATGATTGAATGTATAACAATGATTGTATAACAACGAGTTATTAGGATTTATAATGCGATATAACTATCCTAATAATGAAAAGGTTAAACTGAATAGCGTAAAACGAATTGATACATTCAAATACACTATTAGTATTGCATTTGAATGAATTAATTGATTGagataaatattttgattatgtaAATAGATTTTCTATACTGAAATCCTAAAGCTACATTGAACTGTAAAAGAAGAATTAAGACATATTGCGACcgataacatacgacatgtatctgtgttatatgatatatgcttgattgatttgattgaaaatttgtgcatatatgctttatttgttgagttgatgaggcatacatgacattcatGATTGTTATATCGATGtatagaataaatattttgttaacacacatcattttattcatacatcgatacatgacatgcacgttgagctatgatcattGGATACCTTTATATCATTGGattttgattctggggtttggaTCACGATGCTTTGTTGGGaattatgtggcccttaaaaACGTAGTCATTCGTGGCCCATGTGATTGATTGGTTGAGATATGTGATTTGATAGCGCTTTGCCGATCCTATCATACGGATATTCCCTTGTACTTGATTGAGGTCGGTGTGCCatctcgagcattgatttgataaagATTCGATTGGTTCCTATActtgctcagtggatgggcatttgacctgatatatCCACGACATGCATGCattttatatcatatatcattgtatagatacatgttttatatattATGATTGTTCCATACTGAGCATTTTCTCACCCCCCAAGTaaggctgttgttgtctttgtgtgtagacaatgacaggtactccaggttatcaggagaccggagatggtacATCTGGAGGTAGTGACATATGAGTTGATATTGAGTGGTCTATCCAAGTGTATATATGCATCTATATACCGGGACATGTCCCGATGATATGAGTTGGTTGTATGTAGTGATTTCAGTCATGTGTGAGCTTATTTTATGATGTGATATGTTTATACGAGACtttattatatgttatttttagtattataattataGTTGACATATTTTgagctcattgtaaagaaaattttttacttgtttttcgttataattaattaaccctaatcaaatttCAATGTAATAATGATTAGGAGTTAAGAGCCCCACAATTCGGCAGATCAAGTTCCTCTTATCCAGAGGAAAAGAAAAGCGGCGTCTAGCCCAGAATTGATCCTCATAGAGAAGAATGAAAAAAGAAACCAAGGCACTTCCCGAGCAGCCCAATCCACTCCTCCTTTGACACAACCTCTTACCGAGACCCTCCACTCCAGCCCGCCAGGAGCCCGAGGCAATCTTTTCTTGGAAGGAGCTTCTCCCACTGGGGTCATGCCTCTCAAGAAAATGCTTCTGTCTGCTGAAGAGGCACATTTGAAGGGTTCTCTTCTAACCCCGAAGCTCTTTGAAGGATCTAACCGGCTCCTTTCCATAAGTTCTACTTTTGCTATCTTctcctttcttttttttttttactaactcCTGCTGAATAGGGTGTTCAAATGCTGATTTCGGCATTCGAAGAGGTATCCACAGTGGCCACGAAGGAAGGCGGTCGAGCCCAGGCCATCTAAGAAATTTACGAGAAACTTCAAGAGGAAATGTCCCGGACTCGATCAAATCATGAAGAAGCGGTCATCGGCCTCCATGATGCCTTAGACACTGCTAATCAGCAATTGTCAACGACTCAAGTAGATCTGGCTAATCAGAGAGGACGTGGATCCCGGCCTCGCCTAGGAGGAAACATTACAGGGGAATATCTATGTCTTGGAGTCAGAGAATCGTTCTTTGTCAGAGGAGATAGAAAAGCAACAATCCTCGGTGGCTGCTGTTGAGAGTGCCTTGGCGGCATCTGCGTACTCTCAAGAGAAATGGCGAACTTCTTTTCTCCAGTCTCCTGAGTTCAAGACGGTAATTAAGGATCAGACTTAATCTTTCTTCCGAATCGGCTTTGACAAGTGCCAAGAGCAATTTGAAGAGGCTGGGCTTCTCTCGGAGGATAGGGAAGGCTTTCCCAGTTTTGAACGAGCCATAACGTCCCTTCTTTGGAGACTTGAACTCGTAACCTCGCTCTGGTACCAACTGTTAGGATCAAACTCTTATCACTGGGTCAAAAGCTATAAATTTTAGCCAATGcacaactttattttcttattctcgTGTTAGCGCATAGTACGCCTAATTAAGTGCTAATAGGTCGGATTTTAGGTCAATGAATTTGGggacactacaagaaaatatgcCTTCAACAATACTCAAAAGACAACGATGTGTTTTTAATTTTAACAACGATTTTAACAAAAATCGTTgtggattagcgtgttttttggacaaacgacaacggttatagttaaaaccgttgtcaattagcgtgttttttggagaaacgacaacggttttagcgaACCATtgttaattagcgacggttttagagaatatttagcgacagttttaataaaaccgtcacaattttaaaaatagcgacggtttaaacaaaaatcgtcacaaattgtctataaatattcGCGTTTTCGGTCCAATTTCCTCAACACCGCTTTACATCTAATTTTAGCAACAATTTaagataaaccgtcgctaatgagCGACGGCTTAGTCAAAActcgtcgctaaaattagcgacgataaaccatcgctaattagcgtcaatgattatttttgaaaaatcgtcGCAATATGATAGATATGACAATGGTTCGTTGAacgcactttcaacaacactGTCAGTTACAACCGTTTTAAATGATATACGACAACAGATTTTATCCATTGTCTTTAGCGTTTTTGTTGTGGTGGGAGGTGTGTATCTATATGTTGATGTTGCTTCATATCTATTACAGATTATTCTTAACATCTCCCTATCATCAGCCGTGTCCCCAGCAGAGATAGTATTATTCATTAAAATCTAACGTAACTCTTTTACGGCCACCCAGCCAACTAGATCAAGCGACGCAACATCAGCAACATAACTTACACGAACTTCTCAGGAAGTCACAAATTATAATACTATTCTC
The sequence above is a segment of the Primulina tabacum isolate GXHZ01 chromosome 6, ASM2559414v2, whole genome shotgun sequence genome. Coding sequences within it:
- the LOC142549300 gene encoding uncharacterized protein LOC142549300 codes for the protein MPKERRLNSRSFDRARVSPYSCSFKDTGCKDDGSSSSLVGDEREWEETRCPICMEHPHNAVLLLCSSQEKGCRPFMCDTSYRHSNCLDQFRKSFAYSTTTGQKSDLVCPLCRGCITGWVVKAPARRFMNSKTRCCSLETCNISGNYTELRKHARLEHPSDRPSETIAIRQSNWTALERQLDINDALVHQLDFEDAWDGWPSWDELGDADFWSDGTFFDFPMEEMSDFDDDIFGSLPLSDASVFSSLETEGSDSDFSREYDSLDRRSTADNSSPSYNDESPSSSSRPSSMYHRKNNPTISESSPTSHSQ